In Afipia sp. GAS231, a single window of DNA contains:
- a CDS encoding ABC transporter ATP-binding protein, translating into MVNSDAITAPSSTAAPTKTAAIDVAHLIKLYKTTRAVDDVTFRIGRGSITGLLGGNGAGKTTTIAMIMGLVLPTSGRIQVLGHPMPEKSAEVLGRMNFESPYVDMPMRLTVRQNLGIFGRLYAVANLRERIEQLAADLDLNDFLDRANGKLSAGQKTRVALAKALINQPELLLLDEPTASLDPDTADWVRQHLADYRKTHDATILLASHNMLEVERLCDRVIIMKRGRIEDDDSPDQIMARYNRSTLEEVFLDVARGRVAEGAP; encoded by the coding sequence ATGGTCAATAGCGACGCCATAACTGCCCCATCGTCCACGGCCGCTCCGACCAAGACGGCCGCGATCGACGTCGCGCATCTGATAAAACTCTACAAGACCACGCGGGCGGTCGACGACGTCACGTTCCGGATCGGCCGCGGCAGCATCACCGGCCTGCTCGGCGGCAACGGCGCCGGCAAGACCACGACGATCGCGATGATCATGGGGCTGGTGCTGCCGACCTCGGGCCGGATCCAGGTGCTCGGCCATCCGATGCCGGAGAAGAGCGCCGAAGTGCTCGGCCGGATGAATTTCGAAAGCCCCTATGTCGATATGCCGATGCGGCTGACGGTCCGGCAGAACCTCGGCATTTTCGGCCGGCTCTATGCAGTCGCGAACCTGCGCGAGCGGATCGAACAGCTCGCCGCCGACCTCGACCTCAACGACTTCCTCGACCGCGCCAATGGCAAGCTCTCGGCCGGACAGAAGACCCGCGTCGCGCTGGCGAAGGCGCTGATCAACCAGCCGGAGCTATTGCTGCTCGACGAGCCGACGGCTTCGCTCGACCCCGACACGGCCGACTGGGTGCGCCAGCATCTTGCCGACTATCGCAAGACCCATGACGCCACCATCCTGCTGGCGTCGCACAATATGCTGGAGGTGGAGCGGCTGTGCGACCGCGTCATCATCATGAAGCGCGGCCGGATCGAGGATGACGACAGCCCCGACCAGATCATGGCGCGCTACAACCGCTCCACGCTGGAGGAGGTGTTTCTCGACGTCGCGCGCGGCCGGGTGGCGGAGGGCGCGCCATGA
- a CDS encoding ActR/PrrA/RegA family redox response regulator transcription factor, with protein MNAIAELNDHTDRSLLIVEDDKPFLERLSRAMETRGFAVTSCDTVSDGLAQIGRAAPAFAVVDLRLGDGNGLDVVSALKRKRPEARAIVLTGYGNIATAVTAVKMGAVDYLSKPADADDVVAALLASGTEKSELPANPMSADRVRWEHIQRIYEMCNRNVSETARRLNMHRRTLQRILAKRAPR; from the coding sequence TTGAACGCCATCGCCGAACTGAACGATCACACCGACCGCTCGCTCTTGATCGTCGAGGATGACAAGCCGTTTCTGGAGCGCCTGTCGCGCGCGATGGAGACCCGCGGCTTCGCGGTGACGTCCTGCGACACCGTATCCGACGGTCTGGCCCAGATCGGCCGCGCCGCGCCTGCCTTTGCCGTGGTGGATCTGCGGCTCGGCGACGGCAACGGCCTCGACGTGGTGTCGGCGCTGAAGCGCAAGCGCCCCGAGGCGCGCGCGATCGTGCTGACCGGTTATGGCAACATTGCTACCGCAGTTACCGCCGTGAAGATGGGTGCGGTGGATTATCTCTCGAAGCCGGCGGACGCCGACGATGTCGTCGCGGCGCTACTCGCCAGCGGCACCGAGAAATCCGAACTGCCTGCGAATCCGATGTCGGCGGACCGCGTGCGCTGGGAACACATCCAGCGCATCTACGAGATGTGCAACCGCAACGTCTCCGAAACCGCGCGGCGCCTCAACATGCACCGCCGCACCCTGCAGCGCATCCTGGCCAAGCGCGCGCCGCGCTGA
- a CDS encoding ActS/PrrB/RegB family redox-sensitive histidine kinase has product MTDIAASDFRNPHRYVRLDTILRLRWLAALGQLAAIFIVAQGLEFDVPIIPCVAIIGLSALLNLALQIVFNPMQRLEPVYAAALLALNIVELAGLLFFTGGLQNPFSFLFLAPVLISATALPIRLTIALGVLAVACASALVFFHLPLPWDSDDPLVLPPIYLLGVWLSILLAIGVTSLYAFQVTEEARKLSNALAATELVLTREQHLTQIDGLAAAAAHELGTPLSTIFLISRELEKTVHDNDHLAADLKTLREQAQRCRDILAKITQLSSSGAPFDRMPLSTLIEETVAPHRDFGVAIKVRLAVAATREPVGARNPAILYGVGNILENAVDFARNTVEVNAWWNADSIEIVISDDGPGIAPDMLKRIGEPYLSRRPSADEAQNEHSGLGLGVFIARTLLERTGAKVSFTNRIFPDHGAVVQIVWPRDRFETDEISGGTET; this is encoded by the coding sequence ATGACCGACATTGCCGCCTCCGACTTCCGAAATCCGCACCGCTATGTCCGTCTGGATACGATATTGCGGCTGCGCTGGCTGGCGGCACTCGGCCAGCTCGCCGCCATCTTCATCGTCGCCCAGGGGCTGGAATTCGACGTCCCCATCATTCCCTGTGTCGCCATCATCGGCCTCTCGGCGCTGCTCAATCTGGCGCTGCAGATCGTGTTCAACCCGATGCAGCGGCTGGAACCGGTCTATGCCGCGGCCCTGCTCGCGCTCAACATCGTCGAACTCGCCGGATTGCTGTTCTTCACCGGCGGGCTGCAGAACCCGTTTTCGTTCCTGTTCCTGGCGCCCGTTCTGATCTCGGCGACGGCGTTGCCGATCCGGCTGACGATCGCGCTCGGCGTGCTTGCGGTCGCCTGCGCCTCGGCGCTGGTGTTCTTCCATTTGCCGTTGCCATGGGACAGCGATGACCCGCTGGTGCTGCCGCCGATCTATCTGCTCGGCGTCTGGCTCTCGATCCTGCTCGCGATCGGCGTCACCAGTCTCTACGCGTTCCAGGTCACCGAGGAGGCGCGCAAGCTTTCCAATGCGCTGGCGGCGACCGAACTGGTGCTGACGCGCGAGCAGCATTTGACCCAGATCGACGGCCTCGCCGCCGCCGCCGCGCATGAACTCGGCACGCCCCTGTCGACGATCTTTCTGATTTCGCGAGAGCTGGAGAAGACCGTTCATGACAACGACCATCTTGCCGCCGATCTGAAAACCCTGCGCGAGCAGGCGCAGCGCTGCCGCGACATTCTGGCCAAGATCACCCAGCTTTCCTCCTCCGGCGCGCCGTTCGACCGCATGCCGCTGTCGACGCTGATCGAGGAAACGGTGGCGCCGCATCGCGATTTCGGCGTTGCGATCAAGGTGCGGCTTGCTGTCGCAGCCACGCGCGAGCCGGTCGGTGCGCGAAACCCGGCGATCCTCTATGGCGTCGGCAACATCCTGGAAAATGCCGTCGATTTCGCGCGGAATACGGTGGAGGTGAACGCGTGGTGGAACGCCGACAGCATCGAGATCGTGATCTCCGACGACGGCCCGGGTATCGCGCCCGACATGCTGAAACGGATCGGCGAGCCCTATTTATCGCGGCGTCCCAGCGCAGATGAGGCCCAAAACGAGCATTCCGGGCTCGGGCTCGGCGTGTTCATCGCCCGCACGCTGCTCGAGCGGACCGGCGCCAAGGTGTCGTTTACCAACCGGATCTTTCCCGATCACGGCGCCGTGGTGCAGATCGTATGGCCGCGTGACCGCTTCGAGACGGATGAAATTTCGGGCGGAACCGAGACTTAG
- a CDS encoding MBL fold metallo-hydrolase, giving the protein MTQQTETPSETRTETQPKAGAIIVPVTLFEQNCTIIWDEPSKKAVVIDPGGDVPKILEAIKQTGVTVEKIWLTHGHIDHVGGAAELRDALQVKIEGPHIADKYLLDNVVSSGERFGMTDVRNFGPDRWLDEGEQVSIGDLTFDILHCPGHSPGSVVFFNKELRFAHVGDVLFNGSVGRTDLPGGSHATLINSIKEKLLPLGDDVGFICGHGAGSSIGQERLTNPFLTGEM; this is encoded by the coding sequence ATGACCCAGCAAACCGAGACCCCTTCAGAGACCCGCACCGAAACCCAGCCGAAGGCCGGCGCGATCATCGTGCCGGTGACGCTGTTCGAGCAGAATTGCACCATTATCTGGGACGAGCCGTCCAAGAAGGCCGTGGTGATTGACCCCGGCGGGGACGTTCCCAAGATTCTGGAAGCGATCAAGCAGACCGGCGTCACCGTCGAAAAGATTTGGCTGACCCACGGCCATATCGACCATGTCGGCGGCGCCGCCGAATTGCGCGACGCGCTGCAGGTGAAAATCGAGGGTCCGCACATCGCCGACAAATACCTGCTCGACAATGTCGTCTCGAGCGGCGAGCGCTTCGGCATGACCGACGTGCGCAATTTCGGGCCCGACCGCTGGCTCGACGAGGGCGAACAGGTCTCGATCGGAGACCTAACATTTGACATCCTGCATTGCCCCGGTCATTCGCCGGGCAGCGTGGTGTTCTTCAATAAGGAACTGCGCTTCGCCCATGTCGGGGACGTACTGTTCAACGGCTCGGTCGGACGCACCGACCTGCCCGGCGGCAGCCACGCCACGCTGATCAACTCGATCAAGGAAAAGCTGCTGCCGCTCGGCGACGATGTCGGCTTCATCTGCGGCCATGGCGCCGGCTCCAGCATCGGCCAGGAGCGGCTGACCAACCCGTTCCTGACCGGCGAGATGTAA
- a CDS encoding M48 family metallopeptidase, whose protein sequence is MICFCAERFHWRRIWQNPGDLLPPGLSDMATRALLYRRPAEPATLMVKHGSQFFAIRLRRHRRARRYTLRIHPTDREAILTMPPRGNLVEAREFAQLHGGWIAARLGRLPKAAPFQAGTLVPLRGVPHRLVHRAGERGTVWTETRDSGERILCVAGGAEHMDRRVHDFLKREARKDLHKASFAYAEQLGVKVKRVSLRDQSSRWGSCTSAGSLSFSWRLILAPPYVLDYLAAHEVAHLVEMNHSARFWRVVARICHHVERAKSWLDTHGNDLHRYGIQD, encoded by the coding sequence ATGATTTGTTTTTGCGCGGAGCGATTTCACTGGCGGCGGATATGGCAGAATCCGGGCGATCTCCTGCCCCCCGGACTGTCAGACATGGCTACTCGTGCGCTCCTCTATCGGCGGCCCGCCGAACCCGCGACTCTTATGGTCAAGCACGGCTCGCAATTCTTTGCGATCCGGCTGCGCCGGCATCGCCGCGCGCGGCGCTACACCTTGCGAATTCATCCGACCGATCGCGAAGCCATCCTGACCATGCCGCCGCGTGGCAATCTGGTCGAAGCCAGGGAGTTTGCTCAGCTTCACGGTGGCTGGATCGCCGCCCGTCTCGGCCGTTTGCCGAAGGCAGCACCGTTTCAGGCCGGCACGCTGGTGCCGCTCCGCGGTGTGCCGCACCGGCTGGTGCATCGCGCCGGCGAGCGCGGCACGGTCTGGACGGAAACCCGCGACTCCGGTGAGAGGATCCTCTGCGTCGCCGGTGGCGCCGAACACATGGACCGGCGGGTTCACGATTTTCTCAAGCGTGAAGCGCGAAAGGACCTGCACAAGGCCTCGTTCGCCTATGCCGAGCAGCTCGGCGTCAAGGTCAAGCGGGTGTCGCTGCGCGATCAATCGAGCCGCTGGGGTTCGTGCACCTCGGCCGGCTCGCTGTCGTTTTCCTGGCGGCTGATCCTCGCGCCGCCCTATGTGCTGGACTATCTCGCCGCCCATGAAGTCGCGCATCTCGTCGAGATGAACCATTCGGCGCGGTTCTGGCGAGTCGTCGCCAGAATTTGCCACCATGTCGAGCGCGCCAAGAGCTGGCTCGACACCCACGGCAACGACCTGCACCGTTACGGGATTCAGGATTAG
- a CDS encoding PBP1A family penicillin-binding protein, translating to MALGRKKSGGRKEPLFGLPAALADLRLSPEDRVPDADDRPKKSSKPRSDDSDDEPPRERKPRAGRSGGKRRSKSRGRFSIGRLFYWTAVLGLWAAIAVIGLVIYVGAHLPPIQSLEIPKRPPTIQIVGLDGSTLASRGEMPGANIALKDLPPYLPKAFIAIEDRRFYSHYGVDPVGILRAAVTNVLHRGVSQGGSTLTQQLAKNLFLTQERTMARKLQEVELALWLERKHSKAEILELYLNRVYFGSGAYGVEAAAQRYFGKSAKNVTVAEAAMLAGLVKSPSRLAPNRNPEGAEQRAKIVLAAMADAKFITDAQAQASIGHPSYNVKPVGAGTVNYVADWIGEVLDDLVGQIDQSIVVETTIDPKLQSVAEAAIIDELAAKSVKFNVSQGALVAMTPDGAVRAMVGGRNYAESQYNRAVTAKRQPGSAFKPFVYLTAIEAGLTPETVRQDASIDVKGWKPENYTHEYFGSVTLTQALAMSLNTVAIRVGLEVGPKNVVRTAHRLGISSKLDANASIALGTSEVSVIELVGAYAPFANGGLGVSPHVVTKIRTNEGKVLYARSDDNLGQVIDPRSVAMMNTMMQETLISGTARKAEIPGWTAAGKTGTSQDYRDAWFIGYTANLVTGVWLGNDDNSPTKKATGGGLPVEVWTRFMRTAHQGVPVASLPKSQPGNPFSNLMQAASQVSPPSPSYTPSPSAYPQPAQSQAPMPPVPLPSGGGYRPPQPVRTSAPPNPSARPEAAAGLDGWLMERVFGGNR from the coding sequence ATGGCGTTGGGGCGAAAAAAGAGCGGCGGACGCAAGGAGCCGCTATTCGGGCTTCCGGCCGCGCTCGCCGATCTGCGCCTCTCGCCGGAAGATCGCGTCCCTGATGCCGACGACCGGCCGAAGAAATCATCCAAGCCGAGGTCCGACGACAGCGACGACGAACCGCCACGCGAGCGCAAGCCGCGCGCCGGCCGCAGTGGCGGCAAGCGGCGGTCGAAATCGCGCGGGCGCTTCTCGATCGGCCGGCTGTTCTACTGGACCGCCGTACTCGGCCTGTGGGCCGCGATCGCGGTGATCGGCCTCGTGATCTATGTCGGCGCCCACCTGCCGCCGATCCAGTCGCTGGAAATTCCAAAACGGCCGCCGACGATCCAGATCGTGGGCCTCGACGGCAGCACGCTGGCCTCGCGCGGTGAAATGCCCGGCGCCAATATCGCGCTGAAGGATCTGCCGCCCTATCTGCCGAAGGCTTTCATCGCGATCGAGGACCGCCGCTTCTATTCGCATTACGGCGTCGATCCGGTCGGCATCCTGCGCGCGGCGGTGACCAACGTCCTGCATCGCGGCGTCTCGCAAGGCGGCTCGACGCTGACGCAACAGCTCGCGAAAAACCTGTTCCTGACTCAGGAACGCACCATGGCGCGCAAGCTGCAGGAAGTTGAGCTCGCGCTCTGGCTGGAGCGCAAGCATTCCAAGGCGGAGATCCTCGAACTCTACCTCAACCGGGTCTATTTCGGTTCCGGCGCCTATGGCGTCGAGGCCGCGGCCCAGCGCTATTTCGGCAAGTCGGCCAAGAACGTCACGGTCGCGGAGGCCGCGATGCTGGCCGGCCTGGTCAAGTCGCCGTCGCGGCTGGCGCCGAACCGCAACCCCGAAGGCGCCGAACAACGCGCCAAGATCGTCCTCGCCGCAATGGCGGACGCCAAGTTCATCACCGATGCGCAGGCGCAGGCTTCGATCGGCCATCCCTCCTACAATGTGAAGCCGGTCGGCGCCGGCACCGTCAATTACGTGGCCGACTGGATCGGCGAAGTGCTCGACGACCTCGTCGGCCAGATCGACCAGAGCATCGTGGTCGAAACCACCATCGACCCGAAACTGCAAAGCGTGGCGGAAGCCGCCATCATCGACGAACTGGCGGCGAAGAGCGTGAAGTTCAATGTCAGCCAGGGCGCGCTGGTGGCGATGACCCCCGACGGCGCGGTGCGCGCCATGGTCGGCGGCCGGAACTATGCCGAGAGCCAGTATAACCGCGCCGTCACCGCCAAGCGCCAGCCCGGCTCGGCGTTCAAGCCGTTCGTCTATCTCACCGCCATCGAGGCCGGCCTGACGCCGGAGACGGTCCGGCAGGACGCATCGATCGACGTCAAAGGCTGGAAGCCGGAGAACTACACCCACGAATATTTCGGGTCAGTGACGCTGACGCAGGCGCTGGCGATGTCGCTCAACACGGTGGCGATACGCGTCGGCCTCGAGGTCGGGCCGAAGAACGTGGTGCGAACCGCGCATCGGCTCGGCATTTCATCCAAGCTCGACGCCAACGCCTCGATCGCGCTCGGCACTTCGGAGGTCTCGGTGATCGAACTGGTCGGCGCCTATGCGCCGTTCGCCAATGGCGGGCTCGGCGTCTCCCCGCATGTCGTGACCAAAATCCGTACCAACGAAGGCAAGGTGCTGTACGCGCGCTCCGACGACAATCTGGGCCAGGTGATCGACCCGCGCAGCGTCGCGATGATGAATACGATGATGCAGGAGACGCTGATCTCGGGCACCGCGCGCAAGGCCGAAATTCCGGGCTGGACCGCCGCCGGCAAGACCGGCACCAGCCAGGATTACCGCGATGCCTGGTTCATCGGCTACACCGCGAACCTCGTCACCGGCGTGTGGCTCGGCAATGACGACAATTCGCCGACCAAGAAGGCCACCGGCGGCGGCTTGCCGGTGGAAGTCTGGACCCGCTTCATGCGAACCGCGCATCAGGGTGTCCCGGTGGCGAGCCTGCCAAAGTCACAACCGGGCAACCCGTTCTCGAACCTGATGCAGGCCGCTTCACAAGTAAGCCCGCCCTCGCCGTCCTATACGCCGTCACCTTCGGCCTACCCACAACCGGCGCAGTCGCAGGCGCCGATGCCGCCGGTGCCATTGCCATCAGGCGGCGGCTATCGTCCGCCGCAGCCGGTACGGACCTCAGCGCCGCCAAATCCCTCCGCACGCCCGGAGGCGGCGGCGGGACTGGACGGCTGGCTGATGGAGCGGGTGTTCGGCGGCAACAGGTAG
- a CDS encoding helix-turn-helix domain-containing protein: protein MAKPRMAPACGCPVAAFQKLISGKYKLRIVWDLKDGPLRYGEIRSGLLRGMVGSAEIAPRVLSRELKALTGSGLIDRKDFGVVPPKVEYRLTRKGKTFVPVVAAIKDWGTRHLAETNAPEMVAAE, encoded by the coding sequence ATGGCAAAGCCAAGGATGGCGCCGGCCTGCGGTTGTCCGGTCGCGGCTTTTCAGAAGCTGATCAGCGGCAAATACAAGCTGCGCATCGTCTGGGACCTCAAGGATGGTCCGCTGCGCTACGGCGAAATCCGCAGCGGCCTGCTGCGCGGCATGGTCGGCAGCGCCGAGATCGCACCGCGGGTGCTGAGCCGCGAATTGAAAGCGCTGACCGGGAGCGGACTGATCGATCGCAAGGATTTCGGCGTGGTGCCGCCGAAGGTCGAATACCGCCTGACCCGCAAGGGCAAGACTTTCGTGCCGGTCGTTGCCGCCATCAAGGACTGGGGAACGCGCCACCTTGCAGAGACGAACGCGCCCGAGATGGTCGCGGCGGAGTAG
- a CDS encoding polyhydroxyalkanoate depolymerase: MPIGEFGGAPPLVAEGSPALTTPMYWMYEMGHASLNPARAVTDATKILFQNPLNPWSHTDFGKSIAAGCELFERTTRRYGKPEWGLDTTEVNGVRTPVEVRSIWEKPFCRLLYFDRKLTRPLRAPQPRVLIVAPMSGHYATLLRGTVEAFLPTHEVYITDWSDARMVPLAEGRFDLDDYVDYVIEMLHVLGGNMHVVAVCQPSVPVVAAVSVMEAANDPFVPLSMTLMGGPIDTRRNPTAVNNLAAERGIEWFRNHVITKVPFPHPGVMRDVYPGFLQLSGFITMNLDRHTDAHKALFSNLVKGDGDLVDKHREFYDEYLAVMDLTAEYYLQTVDVVFVKHALPKGEMMHRGKPVDPSKIRRVALMTVEGENDDISGIGQTEATHALCTAIPNHRRVHYVQKGVGHYGVFNGSRFRSEIVPRISDFMLSAADTKPKLVAAAAE; this comes from the coding sequence ATGCCGATTGGTGAGTTTGGCGGAGCACCGCCACTGGTGGCCGAAGGCAGTCCGGCGCTTACGACGCCGATGTACTGGATGTACGAAATGGGCCACGCGTCGCTCAATCCGGCACGCGCCGTGACCGACGCCACGAAGATCCTGTTTCAGAACCCGCTCAATCCGTGGTCGCACACCGACTTCGGCAAATCGATCGCCGCGGGCTGCGAATTGTTCGAACGAACCACGCGCCGCTACGGCAAGCCCGAATGGGGCCTCGACACCACCGAAGTGAACGGCGTGCGTACGCCGGTCGAAGTCCGCTCGATCTGGGAAAAGCCGTTCTGCCGTCTGCTGTACTTCGATCGCAAGCTGACCCGGCCGCTGCGCGCGCCGCAGCCGCGGGTGCTGATCGTGGCGCCGATGTCGGGCCATTATGCGACGCTGCTGCGCGGGACGGTCGAAGCCTTCCTGCCGACGCACGAAGTCTACATCACCGACTGGTCCGACGCGCGGATGGTGCCGCTGGCGGAAGGCCGTTTCGACCTCGACGATTATGTCGACTACGTCATCGAGATGCTGCACGTGCTGGGCGGCAACATGCATGTCGTCGCGGTGTGCCAGCCCTCGGTGCCCGTGGTGGCGGCGGTCTCCGTCATGGAAGCCGCCAACGATCCCTTTGTGCCGTTGTCGATGACGCTGATGGGCGGCCCGATCGACACCCGCCGCAACCCGACCGCGGTCAACAATCTGGCCGCCGAGCGCGGCATCGAGTGGTTCCGCAACCATGTCATCACCAAGGTGCCGTTCCCGCATCCCGGCGTGATGCGCGACGTCTATCCGGGCTTCCTGCAGCTTTCGGGCTTCATCACCATGAACCTCGATCGCCACACCGACGCGCACAAGGCGTTGTTCAGCAATCTGGTGAAGGGCGACGGCGACCTGGTCGACAAGCACCGCGAATTCTATGACGAATATCTCGCGGTGATGGATCTGACCGCCGAATATTACCTGCAGACCGTCGATGTCGTGTTCGTCAAGCATGCGTTGCCGAAAGGCGAGATGATGCATCGTGGCAAGCCGGTCGATCCGTCGAAAATCCGCCGCGTGGCGCTGATGACGGTCGAAGGCGAGAACGACGACATCTCCGGCATTGGCCAAACCGAAGCCACGCACGCGCTGTGCACCGCTATTCCCAACCATCGCCGCGTGCATTACGTGCAAAAGGGCGTCGGACATTACGGCGTGTTCAACGGTTCGCGGTTCCGTTCCGAAATCGTGCCGCGCATTTCCGATTTCATGCTGTCGGCGGCCGATACCAAGCCGAAACTGGTCGCTGCCGCCGCTGAATAG
- a CDS encoding MmcB family DNA repair protein encodes MESPARQISLVPPSDGRQSETALAVARGTARLLRSLGFSCISELPLPSGRRADLVALNERGEIWIVEIKSSVEDLRADQKWQDYRMHCDRLFFAFTQDLPCEIFPQDTGLIIADAYGAHLQCEAPEHRLPAPTRKLMTVRFAMAAAQRINRLVDPQGHGEF; translated from the coding sequence ATGGAATCGCCCGCCCGCCAGATCTCACTCGTGCCTCCGTCGGATGGCCGCCAGTCGGAAACCGCGCTGGCGGTCGCGCGCGGCACCGCGCGGCTGTTACGATCGCTGGGCTTTTCCTGCATCAGCGAATTGCCGCTGCCGTCCGGCCGGCGCGCCGACCTGGTGGCGCTGAACGAGCGCGGCGAAATCTGGATCGTCGAGATCAAGTCGTCGGTGGAAGATCTGCGCGCCGACCAGAAGTGGCAGGACTACCGGATGCATTGCGACCGGCTGTTCTTTGCCTTCACGCAGGACCTGCCGTGCGAGATATTTCCCCAAGACACCGGCCTGATCATCGCCGACGCCTATGGCGCGCATCTGCAGTGCGAGGCGCCCGAGCACCGGCTGCCGGCGCCGACCCGGAAATTGATGACGGTGCGCTTCGCGATGGCTGCGGCGCAACGGATCAACCGGCTGGTCGATCCGCAGGGGCACGGGGAGTTTTAG
- a CDS encoding VWA domain-containing protein has product MKSSTTLRSLAFALAALPLSAGLSAASAKPTVEVAFVLDTTGSMGGLIEGAKRKIWSIATAIVDSNPDADIRMGLVAYRDIGDDYVTRKVELTTDIQDLYANLLELKARGGGDWPESVNEALDVAVNKLQWTQGGDTRRIVFLVGDAPPHMDYAQDTKYPVTLSVAKQKDIIVNAVLAGNAADTERVWRDIAQHGNGRFIPIPQDGGQVVVIETPYDEDIIILQREINGTVIPYGPRAMQKRTEDQTQQLSRVAAAAPSQASEMASYINKRARSTSEAVTGGGDLVADIGAGRNSFSAIKDEDLPDNLRAMKPEARLDEVNKQMSQRKALNEKLGALVAQRDKYVAEQRAKAPPKASSFDRVVEDTLKAQIKR; this is encoded by the coding sequence ATGAAGTCATCCACCACGCTTCGCTCACTCGCTTTCGCCCTCGCAGCGCTTCCCCTTTCCGCCGGCCTTTCGGCGGCATCCGCCAAACCCACGGTCGAAGTCGCGTTCGTGCTCGATACCACGGGTTCGATGGGCGGCCTGATCGAAGGCGCCAAGCGCAAGATCTGGTCGATCGCGACCGCGATCGTCGATAGCAATCCCGACGCTGATATCCGCATGGGCCTCGTCGCCTACCGCGACATCGGCGACGACTATGTCACAAGGAAGGTCGAGCTCACCACCGACATCCAGGATCTCTACGCCAACCTGCTGGAGCTCAAGGCACGCGGCGGCGGCGACTGGCCGGAAAGCGTCAACGAGGCGCTCGATGTCGCCGTCAACAAGCTGCAATGGACCCAGGGCGGCGATACCAGGCGGATCGTGTTCCTGGTCGGCGACGCGCCGCCGCACATGGACTATGCGCAGGACACCAAATATCCGGTGACGCTGTCGGTGGCGAAGCAGAAGGACATCATCGTCAATGCGGTGCTGGCCGGCAACGCCGCCGATACCGAGCGGGTGTGGCGCGACATCGCCCAGCACGGCAACGGCCGCTTCATTCCGATCCCGCAGGACGGCGGTCAGGTCGTCGTGATCGAAACACCATACGACGAGGACATTATTATCCTGCAGCGGGAGATCAACGGCACCGTGATCCCCTACGGCCCGCGCGCCATGCAGAAGCGCACTGAGGACCAGACGCAGCAATTGTCGCGGGTCGCGGCCGCCGCTCCCTCACAGGCGTCGGAGATGGCGAGCTATATCAACAAGCGCGCGCGATCGACCTCGGAAGCCGTCACCGGCGGCGGTGACCTCGTCGCCGACATCGGCGCCGGCCGCAACAGCTTTTCCGCGATCAAGGACGAAGACCTGCCCGATAATCTGCGCGCGATGAAGCCGGAGGCGCGTCTCGATGAAGTCAACAAGCAGATGAGCCAGCGCAAGGCGCTCAACGAGAAGCTCGGTGCGTTGGTGGCGCAGCGCGACAAATACGTCGCCGAGCAGCGCGCCAAGGCGCCGCCCAAGGCGTCTTCGTTCGACCGCGTGGTCGAGGATACGCTGAAGGCGCAGATCAAGCGGTGA
- a CDS encoding ABC transporter permease translates to MSEVATHRGISPHRIQAMVLRYWYLLMSSWPRLLELIYWPALQVITWGFLQSYISQTSGFFARAGGSLIGAVILWDILFRGQLGFSISFLEEMWARNLGNLMMSPLKPIEFLISLMIMSLIRLAIGVIPMTLLALFFFKFNFFAIGLPLIVFFCNLIFTSWSVGIFVSGLVLRNGLGAESIVWTLMFGIMPLACIYYPVAVLPAWLQHVAWVLPPTYVFEGMRALLIDHVFRADLMVTALLINAVLFAASFAIFLALLRSAKRHGSLLGGGE, encoded by the coding sequence ATGAGCGAGGTCGCCACGCATCGCGGGATTTCGCCGCATCGCATCCAGGCGATGGTGCTGCGCTATTGGTATCTCTTGATGTCGTCCTGGCCACGGCTGCTGGAGCTGATCTACTGGCCGGCGCTGCAGGTCATCACCTGGGGCTTTCTGCAGAGCTACATCTCGCAGACATCAGGGTTTTTCGCCCGCGCCGGCGGTTCGCTGATCGGCGCGGTGATCCTGTGGGACATTCTGTTCCGCGGGCAACTCGGTTTTTCGATCTCGTTTCTCGAGGAAATGTGGGCGCGCAATCTCGGCAACCTGATGATGAGCCCGCTGAAGCCGATCGAATTCCTGATCTCGCTGATGATCATGAGCCTGATCCGGCTTGCGATCGGCGTGATCCCGATGACGCTGCTGGCGCTGTTCTTCTTCAAGTTCAACTTCTTCGCGATCGGGCTGCCGCTGATCGTCTTCTTCTGCAATCTGATCTTCACCAGCTGGTCGGTCGGGATTTTTGTGTCGGGGCTGGTCCTTCGTAACGGTCTCGGCGCCGAGAGCATCGTCTGGACGCTGATGTTCGGGATCATGCCGCTGGCCTGCATCTATTATCCGGTCGCGGTGCTGCCGGCGTGGCTGCAGCATGTGGCCTGGGTGCTGCCGCCGACCTACGTGTTCGAGGGAATGCGGGCGCTCTTGATCGATCATGTGTTTCGGGCCGATCTGATGGTCACTGCGCTTCTCATCAACGCCGTCCTGTTCGCTGCCTCATTTGCGATCTTCCTTGCCCTTTTGCGCAGCGCCAAACGCCACGGCTCCCTGCTGGGTGGCGGTGAATAA